From a single Phragmites australis chromosome 7, lpPhrAust1.1, whole genome shotgun sequence genomic region:
- the LOC133925062 gene encoding receptor-like serine/threonine-protein kinase SD1-8: protein MTAAAATKFLYLPAVIFPMLLFFRASAAGIAPDTLNNGGNITDGGTLVSAGGSFTLGFFSPTGVPTKIYLGIWFTASPDAVCWVANRDSPLNNTSGVLVISSAGTLRLLDGSGQTAWSSNTTGASAITVAQLLESGNLVVREQSSGAALWQSFDHPSNTLIAGMRLGKDPQTGAEWSLTSWRAPNDPTPGNCRRVMDTKGLPDCVSWNGGVKKYRTGPWNGLWFSGVPEMASYSEMFSNQVVVRPDEVAYIFNSTAGAPFSRLVLNEVGVLQRLAWDPASRVWNLFAQAPRDVCDDYAMCGAFGLCNVNSASTLFCSCIDGFSPVSPTQWSMRESSGGCRRNVPLECGNGATTDGFMVVRGVKLPDTDNTTVDMSATVEQCRERCLANCSCVAYAAADIRGGGGGSGCVMWTDDIVDVRYVDKGQDLYVRLAKSELVSKKRRDVAKILLPVVASVLALTAVCMYIIWICKLRGKRRNMDLQRKMMLGYLSASEFGDENVELPFVSFGDIVTATNNFSEDNMLGQGGFGKVYKGMMDENKEVAIKRLCQGSGQGVEEFRNEVVLIANLQHRNLVRLLGCCIHGDEKLLIYEYLPNKSLDSFIFDTASKQVLDWPTRFKIIKGISRGLLYLHRDSRLTIVHRDLKPSNILLDAHMSPKISDFGMARIFGGNQQQANTNRVVGTYGYMPPEYAMDGAFSVKSDTYSFGVILLEIISGLKISLTHIPDFPNLLAYAWSLWKEGKAMDLVDSSLVESCSHVEVFRCIHIGLLCVQDNPNSRPLMSSVVFMLENETTELSVPKQPVYFSQRYSGAQETGENTGSSMNNTSLTVLEGR from the exons ATGACGGCGGCAGCAGCCACCAAATTTCTCTATCTTCCCGCCGTGATCTTCCCCATGCTCCTTTTCTTCagagcctccgccgccggcaTTGCACCTGACACGCTCAACAATGGAGGCAACATCACCGACGGAGGGACGCTGGTCTCGGCCGGCGGGTCCTTCACCCTGGGGTTCTTCTCCCCGACCGGGGTGCCAACCAAGATATACCTCGGGATCTGGTTCACCGCGTCCCCGGACGCTGTCTGCTGGGTAGCTAACCGTGATAGTCCACTCAACAACACCTCTGGCGTACTAGTGATCAGCAGCGCGGGGACCCTTCGCCTTCTTGATGGCTCTGGCCAGACCGCGTGGTCTTCGAACACCACCGGCGCTTCTGCTATTACGGTGGCGCAGCTGCTCGAGTCTGGCAACCTAGTCGTACGCGAGCAGAGCAGCGGCGCCGCCCTCTGGCAGTCGTTCGATCACCCGTCAAACACCTTGATCGCCGGCATGAGGCTCGGCAAGGACCCGCAGACCGGCGCCGAGTGGTCGCTCACGTCGTGGCGCGCGCCCAATGACCCGACGCCGGGGAACTGCCGCCGGGTGATGGACACCAAGGGCCTGCCAGACTGCGTCTCGTGGAACGGCGGCGTCAAGAAGTACCGCACGGGGCCGTGGAACGGGCTGTGGTTCAGCGGCGTCCCGGAGATGGCGTCGTACTCCGAGATGTTCTCCAACCAGGTCGTCGTCCGCCCCGACGAGGTCGCCTACATCTTCAACTCCACGGCCGGCGCGCCCTTCTCCCGCCTCGTGCTGAACGAGGTCGGCGTGCTGCAGCGGCTGGCGTGGGACCCGGCCAGCCGGGTGTGGAACCTCTTCGCGCAGGCGCCGAGGGACGTCTGCGACGACTACGCCATGTGCGGCGCGTTCGGCCTGTGCAACGTGAACAGCGCGTCCACGCTGTTCTGCAGCTGCATAGACGGCTTCAGCCCCGTGTCCCCCACGCAGTGGTCCATGCGGGAGTCCTCCGGCGGGTGCCGAAGAAACGTGCCGCTGGAGTGCGGCAATGGGGCGACGACGGATGGGTTCATGGTTGTGCGCGGCGTGAAGCTCCCCGACACGGACAACACGACGGTGGACATGAGCGCGACGGTGGAGCAGTGCAGGGAGAGGTGCCTCGCCAACTGCTCGTGCGTGGCCTATGCCGCCGCGGACAttcgaggaggaggcggtggcagtGGCTGCGTCATGTGGACGGATGACATTGTTGACGTCCGGTATGTGGACAAGGGGCAGGATCTCTACGTGAGGTTGGCAAAGTCTGAATTAG TTAGTAAGAAGAGGCGGGACGTGGCAAAAATCTTGCTCCCTGTCGTGGCATCTGTGCTTGCACTCACGGCCGTGTGCATGTACATTATTTGGATATGCAAGCTTCGAG GCAAACGTCGAAACATGGATCTCCAGAGGAAAATGATGCTAGGATACTTAAGCGCGTCAGAATTTGGTGATGAAAATGTAGAACTTCCATTTGTTAGCTTTGGGGATATTGTTACTGCAACAAACAATTTTTCTGAAGACAATATGCTCGGACAAGGTGGATTTGGGAAGGTTTACAAg GGTATGATGGACGAGAACAAAGAGGTTGCAATCAAAAGGCTCTGTCAGGGTTCTGGACAAGGTGTCGAGGAATTCAGAAATGAAGTCGTTCTGATTGCCAACTTGCAGCACAGAAACCTCGTTAGACTTCTTGGTTGCTGCATTCATGGAGATGAGAAGTTGCTGATTTATGAATATTTGCCGAACAAAAGCTTGGATTCTTTCATTTTTG ATACTGCAAGTAAACAAGTCCTTGATTGGCCAACAAGATTCAAGATAATCAAAGGAATATCTAGAGGACTTCTTTATCTCCACCGGGATTCAAGGCTGACTATAGTTCACAGAGATCTCAAACCGAGCAACATATTGTTGGATGCGCACATGAGCCCTAAGATATCAGATTTCGGTATGGCAAGAATCTTTGGTGGAAACCAGCAACAAGCAAACACTAATCGAGTTGTTGGGACATA TGGTTACATGCCTCCTGAATATGCAATGGATGGCGCCTTTTCTGTCAAGTCTGATACATATAGCTTTGGTGTTATACTTCTGGAGATTATAAGCGGTTTGAAGATTAGTTTAACTCACATCCCGGACTTCCCCAACCTTTTAGCTTAT GCATGGAGCTTATGGAAAGAAGGTAAGGCAATGGATTTGGTGGATTCATCCCTTGTTGAGAGTTGTTCACATGTTGAAGTTTTCCGGTGTATCCACATAGGACTCTTGTGTGTGCAAGACAATCCAAATAGTAGGCCACTCATGTCATCAGTGGTGTTCATGTTGGAGAACGAGACCACAGAACTTTCAGTCCCAAAACAGCCTGTATACTTTTCACAAAGATATTCTGGAGCCCAGGAAACAGGAGAAAATACTGGAAGCTCAATGAATAACACGAGTCTCACAGTGTTAGAGGGACGGTAG
- the LOC133925064 gene encoding cysteine-rich receptor-like protein kinase 10 has product MLFCVYGCLKRLIVNQIGRRRRRGPFRIAGEARPTAASVKGAVLSSPLVEFSTVCSATNNFNDKLGEGGFGPVYKGILPDGQEIAIKRLSQRSEQGLEEFKNEVIVLSKLQHRNLVRLFGCCVHGEEKMLLYEYMPNKSLDSFIFNENKGLLLGWKLREKIIQGIGRGLLYLHQDSSLKIIHRDLKASNILLDDDFNPKISDFGMARIFSIHQLQDLTHRIVGTYGYISPEYAMEGKFSEKSDVFSFGVLILEIVSGRKNSSFVDDEWSMNLLGYAWTLRKEGSVSELIDPLMGTTYTYDEVCRCIQVGLLCVQELPADRPTMSLVLRMLNGDVTIPSPKQAAFFVGRVPVDDNDTGSGNQLTNTDLHGR; this is encoded by the exons ATGCTTTTCTGCGTGTATGGTTGCCTGAAGAGGTTAATCGTAAATCAAATAG GCAGAAGGAGAAGGCGAGGACCATTTCGGATTGCTGGCGAAGCTAGACCAACTGCAGCTTCAGTGAAAGGAGCAGTTCTGAGCTCACCATTAGTTGAATTCAGCACAGTCTGTTCAGCGACGAACAATTTTAACGACAAGCTTGGGGAAGGTGGATTTGGTCCAGTTTACAAG GGGATACTACCCGATGGCCAAGAGATTGCTATTAAGAGGCTGTCTCAAAGATCAGAGCAGGGCTTGGAAGAGTTCAAGAATGAGGTGATCGTGCTATCCAAGCTGCAACATCGGAACTTAGTTAGGCTTTTCGGTTGTTGTGTTCATGGAGAAGAGAAGATGTTGCTGTATGAATACATGCCTAACAAGAGTCTTGACTCATTTATTTTCA ATGAAAATAAGGGACTTCTATTAGGTTGGAAATTGCGAGAGAAGATTATTCAGGGAATTGGAAGAGGGTTACTGTACCTTCATCAGGACTCCAGTCTGAAAATTATCCATCGGGATCTCAAAGCAAGCAACATTCTGCTAGATGATGATTTCAACCCCAAGATATCTGACTTTGGCATGGCTAGAATTTTCAGTATACATCAGCTTCAAGACCTTACTCATCGAATTGTTGGAACCTA TGGTTACATCTCCCCGGAGTACGCAATGGAGGGTAAATTCTCCGAGAAATCTGACGTCTTCAGTTTTGGTGTGTTGATCCTAGAGATTGTGAGTGGCCGGAAGAACAGCTCTTTTGTCGATGATGAATGGTCGATGAACCTCTTGGGCTAT GCATGGACCCTGCGGAAGGAGGGCAGTGTCTCGGAGCTTATTGATCCACTGATGGGTACCACATACACTTACGACGAAGTCTGCAGATGCATTCAGGTGGGCCTCCTGTGCGTGCAGGAGTTACCAGCTGACAGGCCAACCATGTCCCTAGTGCTCAGGATGCTCAATGGTGATGTTACAATTCCTTCTCCGAAGCAAGCTGCATTTTTCGTTGGAAGAGTTCCCGTGGATGACAACGATACTGGATCAGGTAATCAGTTAACGAATACAGATCTTCACGGCAGGTAG
- the LOC133925065 gene encoding diacylglycerol kinase 1-like isoform X2 — protein sequence MDRQTICTNGSCPNSCGPLTDYYIPDYILKPDTEQVIVDNAPCCPVVVFINSRSGGQLGSSLIKTYRELLNEAQVFDLSEEAPDKVLHRLYSNFEKLKSNGDILAIQIQKSLRLIVAGGDGTASWLLGVVSDLKLSQPPPVATVPLGTGNNLPFSFGWGKKNPPTDQAAVKSFLGQVKRAREMNIDSWHIIMRMRIPQEGPCDPIAPLDLPHSLHAFHRVSGCDSLNEGYHTFRGGFWNYFSMGMDAQVSYEFHSERKRNPDKFKNQLINQGTYAKLGLKQGWFAASLIHPSSRNIAQLAKVKIMKRPGRQWEELKIPRSIRSIVCLNLPSFSGGLNPWGTPGTRKVQDRDLTPPYVDDSLIEVVGFRDAWHGLVLLAPNGHGTRLAQAHRIRFEFHKGAAEHTFMRIDGEPWKQPLPKEDGTVVVEISHLRQVAMLANDPCNSKSINDPSSPCHPHDDDDDSNSLEDEDEWEDGRKKFGAAATFKIPDEVDIAHLS from the exons ATGGATAGACAAACAATTTGCACTAATGGTTCCTGCCCCAACTCGTGCGGGCCACTGACAGACTACTACATCCCAGATTACATACTGAAGCCGGATACTGAACAAGTCATTGTTGATAATGCACCATGTTGTCCTGTGGTGGTCTTCATCAACTCTAGAAGTGGTGGCCAACTGGGAAGCAGTCTGATCAAAACGTACCGTGAACTTCTCAATGAAGCACAG GTTTTTGATCTCTCAGAAGAGGCTCCTGATAAGGTTCTGCACAGATTATACAGCAACTTCGAGAAGCTCAAGTCCAACGGTGACATTCTTGCTATCCAAATCCAGAAGAGCTTAAGACTAATT GTCGCTGGCGGTGATGGCACAGCAAGTTGGCTGCTTGGAGTAGTTAGTGACCTTAAGCTTTCACAGCCGCCTCCTGTTGCTACTGTGCCTCTGGGGACTGGAAACAACCTTCCTTTCTCATTTGGATGG GGAAAGAAGAATCCACCTACGGACCAAGCAGCAGTGAAATCATTCTTGGGGCAAGTAAAAAGAGCCAGAGAAATGAATATTGATAG TTGGCATATCATCATGAGGATGCGAATTCCACAGGAAGGCCCATGTGATCCTATTGCTCCCTTGGATCTGCCACATTCATTGCATGCATTCCACCGTGTATCAGGCTGTGACTCTCTCAAT GAGGGCTACCACACATTCCGTGGAGGATTCTGGAATTACTTTAGTATGG GAATGGATGCACAAGTATCCTATGAATTTCACTCTGAAAGAAAGAGAAATCCAGATAAGTTCAAAAATCAGCTAATAAATCAG GGTACATATGCTAAGCTTGGACTTAAACAAGGATGGTTTGCTGCGTCTCTAATTCATCCTTCTTCAAG GAACATTGCTCAACTTGCAAAGGTGAAGATCATGAAAAGACCTGGTAGGCAGTGGGAAGAGCTTAAGATTCCTCGCAG CATTCGATCAATTGTCTGCCTCAACTTGCCAAGTTTCTCGGGAGGATTGAATCCTTGGGGAACACCTGGCACGCGGAAAGTACAAGAC AGAGACCTGACTCCACCTTATGTTGATGATAGCCTTATCGAGGTTGTGGGCTTCCGTGATGCTTGGCACGGGCTCGTCTTGCTGGCTCCTAATGGCCATGGAACTCGTCTAGCACAG GCCCACCGAATCCGTTTCGAGTTCCATAAAGGAGCCGCCGAGCACACATTCATGAGGATTGATGGGGAACCATGGAAGCAGCCTCTTCCCAAGGAGGATGGCACTGTCGTCGTCGAGATCTCTCACCTTCGCCAGGTGGCCATGCTGGCCAATGACCCGTGCAATTCGAAGAGCATCAATGACCCCTCCTCTCCGTGCCACCcccacgacgacgacgacgacagcaACAGCTTGGAGGACGAAGATGAGTGGGAGGATGGGAGGAAGAAGTTTGGGGCAGCGGCTACCTTCAAGATCCCCGACGAGGTCGATATCGCGCATCTTAGTTGA
- the LOC133925065 gene encoding diacylglycerol kinase 1-like isoform X1, protein MDRQTICTNGSCPNSCGPLTDYYIPDYILKPDTEQVIVDNAPCCPVVVFINSRSGGQLGSSLIKTYRELLNEAQVFDLSEEAPDKVLHRLYSNFEKLKSNGDILAIQIQKSLRLIVAGGDGTASWLLGVVSDLKLSQPPPVATVPLGTGNNLPFSFGWGKKNPPTDQAAVKSFLGQVKRAREMNIDSWHIIMRMRIPQEGPCDPIAPLDLPHSLHAFHRVSGCDSLNVEGYHTFRGGFWNYFSMGMDAQVSYEFHSERKRNPDKFKNQLINQGTYAKLGLKQGWFAASLIHPSSRNIAQLAKVKIMKRPGRQWEELKIPRSIRSIVCLNLPSFSGGLNPWGTPGTRKVQDRDLTPPYVDDSLIEVVGFRDAWHGLVLLAPNGHGTRLAQAHRIRFEFHKGAAEHTFMRIDGEPWKQPLPKEDGTVVVEISHLRQVAMLANDPCNSKSINDPSSPCHPHDDDDDSNSLEDEDEWEDGRKKFGAAATFKIPDEVDIAHLS, encoded by the exons ATGGATAGACAAACAATTTGCACTAATGGTTCCTGCCCCAACTCGTGCGGGCCACTGACAGACTACTACATCCCAGATTACATACTGAAGCCGGATACTGAACAAGTCATTGTTGATAATGCACCATGTTGTCCTGTGGTGGTCTTCATCAACTCTAGAAGTGGTGGCCAACTGGGAAGCAGTCTGATCAAAACGTACCGTGAACTTCTCAATGAAGCACAG GTTTTTGATCTCTCAGAAGAGGCTCCTGATAAGGTTCTGCACAGATTATACAGCAACTTCGAGAAGCTCAAGTCCAACGGTGACATTCTTGCTATCCAAATCCAGAAGAGCTTAAGACTAATT GTCGCTGGCGGTGATGGCACAGCAAGTTGGCTGCTTGGAGTAGTTAGTGACCTTAAGCTTTCACAGCCGCCTCCTGTTGCTACTGTGCCTCTGGGGACTGGAAACAACCTTCCTTTCTCATTTGGATGG GGAAAGAAGAATCCACCTACGGACCAAGCAGCAGTGAAATCATTCTTGGGGCAAGTAAAAAGAGCCAGAGAAATGAATATTGATAG TTGGCATATCATCATGAGGATGCGAATTCCACAGGAAGGCCCATGTGATCCTATTGCTCCCTTGGATCTGCCACATTCATTGCATGCATTCCACCGTGTATCAGGCTGTGACTCTCTCAATGTG GAGGGCTACCACACATTCCGTGGAGGATTCTGGAATTACTTTAGTATGG GAATGGATGCACAAGTATCCTATGAATTTCACTCTGAAAGAAAGAGAAATCCAGATAAGTTCAAAAATCAGCTAATAAATCAG GGTACATATGCTAAGCTTGGACTTAAACAAGGATGGTTTGCTGCGTCTCTAATTCATCCTTCTTCAAG GAACATTGCTCAACTTGCAAAGGTGAAGATCATGAAAAGACCTGGTAGGCAGTGGGAAGAGCTTAAGATTCCTCGCAG CATTCGATCAATTGTCTGCCTCAACTTGCCAAGTTTCTCGGGAGGATTGAATCCTTGGGGAACACCTGGCACGCGGAAAGTACAAGAC AGAGACCTGACTCCACCTTATGTTGATGATAGCCTTATCGAGGTTGTGGGCTTCCGTGATGCTTGGCACGGGCTCGTCTTGCTGGCTCCTAATGGCCATGGAACTCGTCTAGCACAG GCCCACCGAATCCGTTTCGAGTTCCATAAAGGAGCCGCCGAGCACACATTCATGAGGATTGATGGGGAACCATGGAAGCAGCCTCTTCCCAAGGAGGATGGCACTGTCGTCGTCGAGATCTCTCACCTTCGCCAGGTGGCCATGCTGGCCAATGACCCGTGCAATTCGAAGAGCATCAATGACCCCTCCTCTCCGTGCCACCcccacgacgacgacgacgacagcaACAGCTTGGAGGACGAAGATGAGTGGGAGGATGGGAGGAAGAAGTTTGGGGCAGCGGCTACCTTCAAGATCCCCGACGAGGTCGATATCGCGCATCTTAGTTGA
- the LOC133925068 gene encoding uncharacterized protein LOC133925068, which translates to MSLRYMSRVGARAAQAVRESSSTARSVKDKAQSASSSSSSSMARSRAPAAGSVDSSRVSAVAAARRKAEEEKRKRAEQALRTVMFLSVWGPNT; encoded by the coding sequence ATGAGCCTGAGGTACATGAGCCGTGTGGGCGCGCGGGCGGCGCAGGCCGTGCGGGAGAGCAGTAGCACAGCGAGGTCGGTCAAGGACAAGGCGCAGTCAgcttcgtcgtcgtcctcctcctcgatgGCGAGGAGCAGGGCGCCGGCGGCCGGGTCGGTGGACTCGAGCAGGGTGAGCGctgtggcggcggcgaggaggaaggcggaggaggagaagcggaAGCGGGCGGAGCAGGCGCTCCGCACAGTCATGTTCCTCTCCGTCTGGGGCCCTAACACCTAG